Proteins found in one Labeo rohita strain BAU-BD-2019 chromosome 11, IGBB_LRoh.1.0, whole genome shotgun sequence genomic segment:
- the srsf7b gene encoding serine and arginine rich splicing factor 7b isoform X2 — protein MSRYGRHGGETKVYVGNLGTGAGKGELERAFSYYGPLRTVWIARNPPGFAFVEFEDPRDAEDAVRGLDGKVICGSRVRVELSTGMPRRSRYDRPPTRRPFDPNDRCYECGEKGHYAYDCHRYSRRRWSRSRSRSRSRSRSRSRGRRYGRSRSRSRGRRSRSFSPRRSRSGSPRRSRSATPKRSRSRSRSRSRSGSAPRSRSGSIRRSKSGSAARSCSKSRAPPQTQR, from the exons ATGTCGCGATACGGGCGACACGGAGGCG AAACGAAGGTGTACGTGGGTAACCTGGGCACCGGGGCAGGTAAGGGTGAGCTGGAGCGGGCGTTCAGCTATTACGGGCCGCTGAGGACGGTGTGGATCGCTCGCAACCCGCCGGGATTCGCCTTCGTGGAGTTTGAAGATCCCAGAGACGCCGAGGACGCCGTCCGGGGCCTCGATGGCAA GGTGATTTGTGGCTCTCGCGTGCGTGTCGAACTGTCCACCGGAATGCCGCGGCGCTCCCGCTACGACCGTCCGCCCACCCGACGGCCCTTCGACCCCAACGACCGCTGCTACGAGTGCGGCGAGAAGGGCCACTACGCGTACGACTGTCATCGCTACAGTCGGCGGCGCTGGAGCAG GTCTCGCTCCCGTTCCCGCTCACGCTCTCGCTCTCGGTCCAGAGGGAGGAGATACGGGCGCTCTCGCAGCCGCAGCAGAGGGAGAAG GTCTAGATCTTTCTCTCCCCGTCGTTCTCGCTCTGGTTCTCCCAGACGCTCCAGATCTGCAACTCCAAAACGCTCGAG GTCCAGATCCCGCTCTCGCTCCCGATCCGGCTCGGCTCCCAGAAGCAG GTCTGGTTCAATAAGGAGATCAAAATCTGGCTCTGCGGCTAGGAG
- the srsf7b gene encoding serine and arginine rich splicing factor 7b isoform X1, with product MSRYGRHGGETKVYVGNLGTGAGKGELERAFSYYGPLRTVWIARNPPGFAFVEFEDPRDAEDAVRGLDGKVICGSRVRVELSTGMPRRSRYDRPPTRRPFDPNDRCYECGEKGHYAYDCHRYSRRRWSRSRSRSRSRSRSRSRGRRYGRSRSRSRGRRSRSFSPRRSRSGSPRRSRSATPKRSRSRSRSRSRSGSAPRSRSGSIRRSKSGSAARSRSASRSPAGSESPERDD from the exons ATGTCGCGATACGGGCGACACGGAGGCG AAACGAAGGTGTACGTGGGTAACCTGGGCACCGGGGCAGGTAAGGGTGAGCTGGAGCGGGCGTTCAGCTATTACGGGCCGCTGAGGACGGTGTGGATCGCTCGCAACCCGCCGGGATTCGCCTTCGTGGAGTTTGAAGATCCCAGAGACGCCGAGGACGCCGTCCGGGGCCTCGATGGCAA GGTGATTTGTGGCTCTCGCGTGCGTGTCGAACTGTCCACCGGAATGCCGCGGCGCTCCCGCTACGACCGTCCGCCCACCCGACGGCCCTTCGACCCCAACGACCGCTGCTACGAGTGCGGCGAGAAGGGCCACTACGCGTACGACTGTCATCGCTACAGTCGGCGGCGCTGGAGCAG GTCTCGCTCCCGTTCCCGCTCACGCTCTCGCTCTCGGTCCAGAGGGAGGAGATACGGGCGCTCTCGCAGCCGCAGCAGAGGGAGAAG GTCTAGATCTTTCTCTCCCCGTCGTTCTCGCTCTGGTTCTCCCAGACGCTCCAGATCTGCAACTCCAAAACGCTCGAG GTCCAGATCCCGCTCTCGCTCCCGATCCGGCTCGGCTCCCAGAAGCAG GTCTGGTTCAATAAGGAGATCAAAATCTGGCTCTGCGGCTAGGAG
- the gemin6 gene encoding gem-associated protein 6, with the protein MLQWSDRSPQHWREFVNHEVCVTVQDQQRFEGRVFTVDPVSASVVLVSVQENERPSVRVILGHAVTDVQILRRGTEETERQMKSVFLPDQTQILSAEELKSRRESLRLWLEKNLVPVTEDGEVLRVANALTISAPYGPGDCSCANEIILARIQSLVESNPGAEQTSLSQTHQ; encoded by the exons ATGCTGCAGTGGAGTGACAGGAGTCCTCAGCACTGGCGTGAGTTCGTCAATCACGAGGTTTGTGTGACGGTTCAGGATCAGCAGCGCTTTGAGGGGCGCGTGTTCACGGTGGACCCGGTTTCTGCGAG TGTGGTGCTGGTGAGCGTCCAGGAGAACGAGCGTCCGTCGGTGAGGGTGATTCTGGGTCACGCGGTGACAGACGTCCAGATCCTCAGGAGAGGAACGGAGGAAACGGAGCGACAAATGAAGAGCGTCTTCCTGCCGGACCAAACACAGATTCTCAGCGCGGAGGAGCTGAAGTCACGACGGGAGAGTCTGCGTCTGTGGCTGGAGAAGAACCTGGTCCCGGTGACCGAAGACGGGGAGGTTCTGCGTGTGGCGAACGCTCTGACCATCAGCGCCCCCTACGGGCCCGGAGACTGCAGCTGCGCCAATGAGATCATCCTGGCTCGCATTCAGAGTCTGGTGGAGAGCAACCCTGGAGCAGAACAAACCTCACTGTCCCAAACACACCAGTGA